In Oryza sativa Japonica Group chromosome 1, ASM3414082v1, the genomic stretch TGGTGCTCTGGGCAGGATGGCGCTGTCGCCGACGGGTGGGGAGGAGACcgacggggcgaggcgggagaggaggtccggcggcaggcgacatggcggcggcagcagcggcgaccaCGTGACGGCATCGAAGATCGCCCACACCTGCagcggccgccgcatccgcgtctcCCTCCACGTCGACGACCCGCCGGCCGTCTCCCGCCTCTACATCCACGATCCACCTCCTCGACACCGACAACCAACCATGGCCGGACACTTACGACCTCCGACACGCCGAGGTCGTCGCCGCCCACCACGGCTCCATCCTCTTCCGGACCCGCGTCCCCTTTGCCGACCCGGACTTCGTCGCGCCCGGACACTTTCCCGTCGACTGCTTCGTCTacaccgccggcgccaccgccgcctctcccccgtCGCTCACGCAGCTTCCCCGTTGCTTCATCGACGGCTTCTCCGACCCGGTCGAGGACGAATACTACAAGCCGTACCAACTCCAGCG encodes the following:
- the LOC9271557 gene encoding uncharacterized protein, with the translated sequence MALSPTGGEETDGARRERRSGGRRHGGGSSGDHVTASKIAHTCSGRRIRVSLHVDDPPAVSRLYIHDPPPRHRQPTMAGHLRPPTRRGRRRPPRLHPLPDPRPLCRPGLRRARTLSRRLLRLHRRRHRRLSPVAHAASPLLHRRLLRPGRGRILQAVPTPATTDHARREHRLPLLLWRRRPRVHGGGHQELPR